In Streptomyces liangshanensis, the DNA window GTGAGGATCGTGATCACCGTCGTGTACGCGAGGTCGCCGTCGAGGCGCTCCTGCACCCAGGTGGCGGTCACCGGGCCGGTCGCTGACCCGAGGACGGCGAGCACCTGTGCCTCCAGCTGGCCCTGGCCCCGCCTGCGGGTGCGGGACTCCCGCCCCGGCCCGTCGCCGCTCCCGGTGCCCGCTGTGTCTCCGGCGTCCCCGGCGTTCCCCACCACGAAACGGCCTCCTCCCACGCTGCCGCGCCAGGCGACCTGGTGCCGGGGCATCCTAACCAGCGCCGCCGGGGTGTGACCCGGGGTGCGACGGCGCACTTCTACAGTGTTGTAGATGCGTGGCCGGCCCCGCCACCCCGGGGATCGCGCGGCGCTCGTCAGCCGAGCGCGCGCTCCAGGAACGGCGTCATCAGCGCGGCCACGGCGGTCAGTTCGCTCTCCAGCAGGAAGTGGCCGCCGTCCAGCAGGTGGATCTCCGCGTCCGGCAGGTCACGGCGGAAGGCCCGCGCCCCGTCCGGGCCGAAGATCTCGTCGTTACGGCCCCAGACGGCGAGCAGCGGGACCTGCGACGAGCGGAAGTACGCGTGCACGTCCTCGTACAGGCCCACGTTGGTCGGGTACTCGCGGAAGAGCTTGAGCTGCACCTCGTCGTTGCCGGGCCGGCTCACGGCGGCGTGGTCGTGGGCCCAGGTGTCGGGGCTCACGAGGCTCGGGTCCGGTACGCCGTGGACGTACTGCCACCGGATCGTGTCCGGGGTGAGCGCGTCGCGCAGCGGCGCCGACCTCTCCTCGGTGGGATCGGCGGCGTACTCCCAGAGCGGCTTCCAGAAGGACTCCACGAAGCCTTCCACGTACGCGTTGCCGTTCTGCGTGACGATCGCGGTGATCCGCGACGGGTCGCGCAGCGCCAGCCGCCATCCCACCGGCGCGCCGTAGTCCTGGACGTACATCGCGAACCGCTCGACGCCGGTCGCGCGCAGGAAGCCCTCGACCGAGTCGGCGAGCGCGTCGAAGGTGTAGTCGAACTCCTCCACCGGCGGGGCGTCGCTGAGGCCGAAGCCCAACAGGTCGGGCGCGACGACGTGGTAGCGGTCGGCCAGCAGCGGGATGAGGTCGCGGTACATGAAGGAACTCGCCGGGAATCCGTGCAGGAGGACGACGGCGGGCGCCCCGGGGTCGCCCGCCTCGCGGTAGAAGACCCGCCGGCCGTCGACGTCGATGCTGCGGTGGTGCACTGCGGACATGACTAACCTCCAAGGTGCTTCAAGCTGGTTAGTCCAGCCAAGCAGGCGACACTAACCGTGTCAAGCTTGTAAGGTGGTTAGAGCGCCGGTGGGGAGCCGGGACCGGCGGAATCGTGAAAGGAGGCGGGCGGCGGCATGGAGGACAGCGTCGTGGTCGACCTGCTCAACACCACCCCCGTCGTCGACGGCCGAACGGTGGACCGGCTCGCGGACGACGCCGCGGCCGACGCCTGGCTGACCGCGCACGGCGGTGGGACCGGCGGAGCCGGGGAACGGGCCGCGCTGCGGAGCGTGCGCCGGGACCTCCAGGCGGTGGTACGGGGTCAGCGGCCCGCCACGATCCTCAACGCGGCCCTGGCGGACGTCGGTCAGCACCCGGTGATCGACGGCGACGGCCTGCGCTGGGACCTGTACGCGCCCCCCGAGCGCGCCCTCCCCGCCCGGATCGTGCTGGCCTGGGCCGCGCTGTCCGCGCGCATGCCCGGACGGCTGCGCCCCTGCGCCAACGACGAGTGCGATCTCTTCCTGCTCGACCGCAGCCGCTCCAACACCGCCCGCTGGTGCTCGATGACCACCTGCGGCAACCGCCTCAAGGCCCGCCGCCACCAGGCCCGCCGCACCGACGCCTGACGCGCCGTGCGCTCCGTCACGGGCCGGGGGGCGGCCCGTCCGCCGGTGACACGCCCCGGTCGCGTACGAAGAGGGTGACCCGCGCCCCGGTGACCCGGGTTGTTTCCCACGGCCGGAAGTACCGCCGCAAGGTGCGCGTCTTCGCCTCCTCCCGCGCGTCCGACGGTGAATGCTCACCCGCCGGGTCACGGACGACGACGATCCGGTCGAACCGCAGCATGCGCGCCGCGATCTCGGCGGCGGGAAGCTCCACACCGGCGAGCGTGTCCGAGGAGACGGCGTCGCGCGCCAGGGCCAGATCCGTCAGGAGGCGGGTGCCCCCGGGGTCCGCCCCGGTCCAGACGCGGTGCCGGCCGGACAGATAGAGCAGACCGTCGCCGGGACGGCCCTCCCTCCGTACGGCGGCGCCGATGGCGACGACGTCGTCGTGCTGGCTCCCGGGCGTCCGCAGGAAGAGAGCGGCCGGCAGGAGCGAGGCCAGGACGGCGAGCGCCGCGACCCAGGACGTCCGGGAGGACGGCCGCAGCCGGAGGACATGATCCGTCCACGCGCCCAGCAGCAACGCGAATCCGGTGCAGCTGTAGAGGACGTACCGCTCGGCGAAGAGCGGCTCGACGGGGGAGAGGAGCAGCAGCAGAAGGCCCGGGAGCACCAGGATCGGCAGCGCCAGCGCGGACAGCCGGACCGGCCCTCTCCCCTCCAGCGGCGCCCGGGCACACACCGCGCCCACCGCCGCCAGGACCAGGAAGCCGGCCAGCCGCACCGGCCCCGGCCAGCCGATCCACGACACCTGCCCCGCCTGCCCGGAACTGCGCACGGCCAGCGGCAGCAGCCCCGTCACCACGGCCGCGGCGGTCGCGCTCCACGCCCGGAGCACCGGCCGTGCCGCACCCGAGACGATCAGGGTCACGCCGTGCGCCACCAGGGCCAGGACCGCGAACTCGTGGAGCAGACAGGCCAGCAGCAGGGTGGAGCCGTAGACCACCCACCGCCGCCGGGAGCGGTGCGCGACACTGCCGACCAGCGCGTACGTGGCCCAGGTGACCAGGGCGCACACCATGGCGTACGAACGCCCCTCCTGCGCGTACTGCTGGATCTGGGGGAGGAGCGGGAACACCAGCCCGGCGAGCAGCCCCGCACGGGGTCCCGCGAGGCGCCGCCCCAGCAGCCCGACCCCGGCCGCCGCGAGGGACATCGCCAGCACGGAGGGCAGCCGCAGGGTCAGCAGCCCGCCGCCGAAGAGACCGAAGATCTCGTGCATCACGGCGTAGTAGAGGGCGTGCACCAGATCCACGTGCTGTGTCGTGTGCCATATCCGCGAAAGGCCGCGGTGGGCGAGTTGGTACGTGACCGACTCGTCCCCCCACATGCTGTCGCGCCTGCGGATGCCCCAGAGCCCGAGAGCGACGGTCAGCGCCACGGGCCCGACCACGACCAGGGCGTCGGGCGGGTGTGGGGCGCTCCGGCGGCCGGCGGGCGGGGACGTTCGGGGCGGTGCGAAGGCTGAGGACACGCCGCCACCGTGCCCGGACCTCGTTGACCGGGGCCTGACCCGACCTGACCGGCTCGTCAGGAAGCCCCCGGGGCGGTGTGCGAAGCTGCACCGCATGCGCATTCTGGTGGTCGAGGACGAGGTGGACCTCGCCCGCACCCTGCACACCGGTCTGAC includes these proteins:
- a CDS encoding alpha/beta fold hydrolase encodes the protein MSAVHHRSIDVDGRRVFYREAGDPGAPAVVLLHGFPASSFMYRDLIPLLADRYHVVAPDLLGFGLSDAPPVEEFDYTFDALADSVEGFLRATGVERFAMYVQDYGAPVGWRLALRDPSRITAIVTQNGNAYVEGFVESFWKPLWEYAADPTEERSAPLRDALTPDTIRWQYVHGVPDPSLVSPDTWAHDHAAVSRPGNDEVQLKLFREYPTNVGLYEDVHAYFRSSQVPLLAVWGRNDEIFGPDGARAFRRDLPDAEIHLLDGGHFLLESELTAVAALMTPFLERALG
- a CDS encoding CGNR zinc finger domain-containing protein, yielding MEDSVVVDLLNTTPVVDGRTVDRLADDAAADAWLTAHGGGTGGAGERAALRSVRRDLQAVVRGQRPATILNAALADVGQHPVIDGDGLRWDLYAPPERALPARIVLAWAALSARMPGRLRPCANDECDLFLLDRSRSNTARWCSMTTCGNRLKARRHQARRTDA
- a CDS encoding glycosyltransferase family 39 protein; protein product: MSSAFAPPRTSPPAGRRSAPHPPDALVVVGPVALTVALGLWGIRRRDSMWGDESVTYQLAHRGLSRIWHTTQHVDLVHALYYAVMHEIFGLFGGGLLTLRLPSVLAMSLAAAGVGLLGRRLAGPRAGLLAGLVFPLLPQIQQYAQEGRSYAMVCALVTWATYALVGSVAHRSRRRWVVYGSTLLLACLLHEFAVLALVAHGVTLIVSGAARPVLRAWSATAAAVVTGLLPLAVRSSGQAGQVSWIGWPGPVRLAGFLVLAAVGAVCARAPLEGRGPVRLSALALPILVLPGLLLLLLSPVEPLFAERYVLYSCTGFALLLGAWTDHVLRLRPSSRTSWVAALAVLASLLPAALFLRTPGSQHDDVVAIGAAVRREGRPGDGLLYLSGRHRVWTGADPGGTRLLTDLALARDAVSSDTLAGVELPAAEIAARMLRFDRIVVVRDPAGEHSPSDAREEAKTRTLRRYFRPWETTRVTGARVTLFVRDRGVSPADGPPPGP